The following proteins come from a genomic window of Pyxidicoccus sp. MSG2:
- a CDS encoding L-serine ammonia-lyase codes for MAVSVFDLFKIGIGPSSSHTVGPMRAARTFAQRLAEGGKLERLSKLKVELFGSLGATGKGHGSDKAVLLGLRGETPEGVDVESIPAIVSRWRAEGRVAVLGQREVTFKDGEHLVMHRRRTLPYHPNGMRFSAFAADGTELDSRVYYSVGGGFVVDETAADGQSPIRPDTTSQPFPFHSAAELLAHCERERLPISSIMLANEKTWRSEEEIRSGLLRIWEVMQACVRRGCTSGGILPGGLKVERRAAAMYQRLLSRPEAGLTNPLTVLDWVNLYALAVNEENAAGGRVVTAPTNGAAGIIPAVLHYYWRFVPGANDDGVVRYLLTAGAIGVLYKENASISGAEVGCQGEVGSACSMAAGGLTEVLGGSPLHVENAAEIAMEHNLGLTCDPIGGLVQVPCIERNAMASVKAINATRMSMSGDGKHFVSLDKVIKTMRDTGRDMKDKYKETARGGLAVNVLEVANLSVGLPEC; via the coding sequence ATGGCCGTCAGCGTCTTCGACCTCTTCAAGATTGGCATCGGTCCCTCCAGCTCGCACACCGTGGGGCCCATGCGCGCCGCACGAACGTTCGCGCAGCGGCTCGCGGAGGGCGGCAAGCTGGAGCGGCTCTCCAAGCTCAAGGTGGAGCTCTTCGGCTCGCTCGGCGCCACCGGCAAGGGGCACGGCAGCGACAAGGCGGTGTTGCTCGGCCTGCGCGGTGAGACGCCCGAGGGCGTGGACGTGGAGTCCATTCCCGCCATCGTCTCCCGCTGGCGCGCGGAAGGCCGCGTGGCCGTGCTCGGCCAGCGCGAGGTCACCTTCAAGGACGGCGAGCACCTGGTGATGCACCGCCGCCGCACGCTGCCCTACCACCCGAACGGCATGCGCTTCTCCGCCTTCGCCGCGGACGGCACGGAATTGGACTCGCGCGTCTACTACTCCGTGGGTGGAGGCTTCGTGGTGGACGAGACGGCGGCCGACGGCCAGAGCCCGATTCGCCCGGACACCACGTCCCAGCCCTTCCCCTTCCATTCAGCCGCCGAGCTGCTGGCCCACTGCGAGCGCGAGCGCCTGCCCATCAGCTCCATCATGCTGGCCAACGAGAAGACGTGGCGCAGCGAGGAGGAGATTCGCTCCGGGCTGCTGCGCATCTGGGAGGTCATGCAGGCCTGCGTGCGCCGGGGCTGCACCAGCGGCGGCATCCTCCCCGGAGGCCTCAAGGTGGAGCGGCGCGCCGCGGCCATGTACCAGCGGCTGCTCAGCCGTCCCGAGGCCGGGCTCACCAACCCGCTCACCGTGCTGGACTGGGTGAACCTCTACGCGCTCGCCGTCAACGAGGAGAACGCCGCGGGCGGCCGCGTCGTCACCGCGCCCACCAACGGCGCGGCGGGCATCATCCCCGCGGTGCTGCACTACTACTGGCGCTTCGTGCCGGGAGCGAACGACGACGGCGTGGTGCGCTACCTCCTCACGGCCGGCGCCATCGGCGTGCTCTACAAGGAGAACGCCTCCATCAGCGGCGCGGAGGTGGGCTGCCAGGGCGAGGTGGGCAGCGCGTGCTCCATGGCCGCCGGTGGGCTCACCGAGGTGCTGGGCGGCTCGCCGCTGCACGTGGAGAACGCGGCGGAAATCGCCATGGAGCACAACCTGGGGCTCACGTGCGACCCCATCGGCGGGCTCGTGCAGGTGCCGTGCATCGAGCGCAACGCGATGGCGTCCGTGAAGGCCATCAACGCCACGCGCATGTCCATGTCCGGCGACGGGAAGCACTTCGTCAGCCTGGACAAGGTCATCAAGACGATGCGCGACACCGGCCGCGACATGAAGGACAAGTACAAGGAGACGGCGCGCGGCGGCCTCGCCGTCAACGTGCTGGAAGTGGCCAACCTGAGCGTCGGCCTCCCGGAGTGCTGA
- a CDS encoding SRPBCC family protein yields MLKKILGGLAAVILVLVGVIATRPAEFSVQRSATLPVPADAAFAVVNDFHRWKEWSPWEKLDPQQKTTHTGAESGTGAVYAWVGNDDVGEGRMTIEESKLNELVRIKLEFIKPFASTSTTTFTFKPAEGGTEVTWVMAGKNDFMGKAFSLFMDMDKMVGGDFERGLASMKTVAEADAKQRAEAEAARVAAEKAAAEKAAAEAAAAAAAAQPAEGAPVVAEPTP; encoded by the coding sequence ATGCTCAAGAAGATTCTCGGCGGCCTCGCCGCCGTCATCCTCGTGCTCGTCGGCGTCATCGCCACCCGTCCCGCCGAGTTCAGCGTCCAGCGCAGCGCCACCCTGCCCGTGCCGGCCGACGCCGCCTTCGCAGTGGTGAATGACTTCCACCGCTGGAAGGAGTGGTCGCCGTGGGAGAAGCTGGACCCGCAGCAGAAGACCACGCACACCGGCGCGGAGTCCGGCACCGGCGCGGTCTACGCCTGGGTCGGCAACGACGATGTCGGCGAAGGCCGGATGACCATTGAAGAGAGCAAGCTCAACGAGCTCGTCCGCATCAAGCTGGAGTTCATCAAGCCCTTCGCGTCCACCAGCACCACCACCTTCACGTTCAAGCCCGCCGAGGGCGGCACCGAGGTGACGTGGGTGATGGCCGGCAAGAACGACTTCATGGGCAAGGCCTTCAGCCTGTTCATGGACATGGACAAGATGGTCGGCGGGGACTTCGAACGGGGCCTGGCCAGCATGAAGACGGTGGCCGAGGCCGACGCGAAGCAGCGCGCCGAGGCCGAGGCCGCGCGCGTGGCCGCCGAGAAGGCCGCCGCGGAGAAGGCCGCCGCCGAGGCCGCTGCTGCCGCCGCCGCAGCGCAGCCCGCCGAGGGCGCGCCCGTCGTCGCAGAGCCCACGCCGTGA
- the pbpC gene encoding penicillin-binding protein 1C, translating into MKRRRWRRWLLAVLGLAVLYAAVPRPPLREELGFSQAVFDREGRLLRLTLSPDEKYRLWVPLERIPPVLVEATLLHEDQHFREHIGVNPVALGRAVWSTYLARGRRMGGSTLTMQLARIRYGIESRTPGGKLWQMLRALQLECTYSKDEILEAYLNLAPYGRNVEGVGAASLVYFAKDVERLSLAEALTLSVVPQSPARRDPGKDAGALTAARLRLFERWLVLHPEDGERRALLSQPLPVRTPEELPFLAPHFVGRALRASPAGSSVKSTLDLSLQKLLERHVRQYVERRREVGIRNAAAMLVDWRTLEVRAAVGSADFFDVGIDGQVDGTQAKRSPGSALKPFIYGLGFDQGLLHPRTMLKDASTGFRGYDPENFDGEYVGPLAAEEALVRSRNIPAVALAKQLRAPGLYGFLRQAGVTGLREESYYGLSLALGSAGVSMVELVELYAMLANGGVLRPLRLSVDAPRDEGVRMLSAEASFMVLDSLAKGPRPAQSFRAEWARDTVPVSWKTGTSTGFRDAWSVGVVGPYVVAVWVGNFDGQPNPAFVGQTAAAPLMFEVVDSLRSKDSDVRRVHPSPPPGVSRVQVCALSGGIPGRHCHRKASTWFIPGISPIRACDVHREVLVDTRTGLRTCAPGPSTRAEVFEFWPSDLLRLFQKAGMPRRVPPAEDATCGLEQRASEGTAPQITTPEEGVDYNLRVSATAPQTVPLAVVTDADVRRVFWFVDEQLVGTAPRGEPLHWSARPGTYVVRAVDDQGRSDARTLTVRLVP; encoded by the coding sequence GTGAAGCGAAGGCGGTGGCGCCGGTGGTTGCTGGCGGTGCTGGGGCTCGCGGTGCTGTACGCCGCGGTGCCCCGGCCGCCGCTGCGGGAGGAGTTGGGCTTCTCGCAGGCGGTGTTCGACCGCGAGGGCCGGCTCCTGCGACTCACCCTGTCGCCGGACGAGAAGTACCGGCTCTGGGTGCCGCTGGAGCGGATTCCCCCGGTGCTGGTGGAGGCCACGCTGCTCCACGAGGACCAGCACTTCCGCGAGCACATCGGCGTCAACCCCGTGGCGCTGGGCCGCGCCGTGTGGAGCACGTACCTGGCGCGCGGGCGCCGCATGGGCGGCTCCACGCTCACCATGCAGTTGGCGCGCATCCGCTACGGCATCGAGTCGCGCACGCCGGGCGGCAAGCTGTGGCAGATGTTGCGGGCGCTCCAATTGGAGTGCACCTACTCCAAGGACGAAATCCTGGAGGCGTACCTCAACCTCGCGCCGTACGGGCGCAACGTGGAGGGCGTGGGGGCGGCCAGCCTCGTCTACTTCGCGAAGGACGTGGAGCGGCTGTCTCTGGCGGAGGCGCTCACCCTGTCCGTCGTCCCGCAGAGCCCCGCGCGCAGGGACCCGGGCAAGGACGCCGGTGCACTGACGGCGGCGCGACTGCGCCTGTTCGAGCGGTGGCTCGTGCTCCACCCGGAGGACGGCGAGCGCCGGGCCCTCCTGTCCCAGCCGCTCCCGGTGCGCACGCCGGAGGAGCTGCCCTTCCTCGCGCCGCACTTCGTGGGCCGGGCGCTGCGCGCGAGCCCCGCCGGCTCCAGCGTGAAGAGCACGTTGGACCTGTCCCTGCAGAAGCTGCTGGAGCGCCACGTGCGGCAGTACGTGGAGCGGCGGCGCGAGGTGGGCATCCGCAACGCGGCGGCGATGCTGGTGGACTGGCGCACGTTGGAGGTGCGCGCGGCGGTGGGGTCGGCGGACTTCTTCGACGTAGGCATCGACGGGCAGGTGGACGGCACTCAGGCGAAGCGCTCGCCGGGCTCGGCGCTCAAGCCCTTCATCTACGGGCTGGGCTTCGACCAGGGGCTGCTCCACCCGCGCACCATGCTGAAGGACGCGTCCACCGGCTTCCGGGGGTATGACCCGGAGAACTTCGACGGCGAATACGTGGGGCCGTTGGCGGCGGAGGAGGCGCTGGTGCGCAGCCGCAACATCCCCGCGGTGGCGCTGGCGAAGCAGCTCCGCGCGCCCGGCCTGTACGGCTTCCTGCGGCAGGCGGGAGTCACGGGCCTGCGTGAGGAGTCGTACTACGGCCTGTCGCTCGCGCTGGGTTCCGCGGGCGTATCCATGGTGGAGCTGGTGGAGCTGTACGCCATGCTCGCCAACGGGGGCGTGCTCCGCCCGCTGCGGCTGTCCGTGGATGCGCCCCGCGACGAGGGCGTGCGGATGCTGAGCGCCGAGGCCAGCTTCATGGTGCTGGACTCGCTGGCGAAGGGCCCGCGGCCCGCGCAGTCCTTCCGCGCCGAGTGGGCACGGGACACGGTGCCGGTGTCGTGGAAGACGGGAACGTCCACCGGCTTCCGGGACGCGTGGAGCGTGGGCGTGGTGGGGCCGTACGTGGTGGCGGTGTGGGTGGGCAACTTCGACGGGCAGCCCAACCCTGCCTTCGTGGGGCAGACGGCCGCCGCGCCGCTGATGTTTGAAGTAGTGGACTCGCTGCGCTCGAAGGACTCCGACGTGCGGCGCGTACACCCGTCCCCGCCGCCCGGCGTCAGCCGCGTGCAGGTGTGCGCGCTGTCCGGCGGCATCCCCGGGCGGCACTGTCACCGGAAGGCGAGTACCTGGTTCATCCCGGGCATCTCTCCCATCCGCGCCTGCGACGTGCACCGCGAGGTGCTGGTGGACACGCGTACGGGCTTGAGGACCTGCGCGCCCGGGCCCTCGACGCGCGCGGAGGTGTTCGAGTTCTGGCCGTCGGACCTGCTGCGCCTGTTCCAGAAGGCGGGCATGCCCCGGCGCGTGCCGCCCGCCGAGGACGCGACGTGTGGGCTGGAGCAGCGCGCGAGCGAGGGCACCGCGCCGCAAATCACCACGCCGGAGGAGGGCGTGGACTACAACCTGCGCGTGTCCGCGACGGCGCCGCAGACGGTGCCGCTGGCGGTGGTGACGGACGCGGACGTGCGGCGGGTGTTCTGGTTCGTGGACGAGCAGCTCGTGGGCACCGCGCCGCGCGGCGAGCCCCTGCACTGGTCGGCGCGGCCGGGCACGTACGTGGTGCGGGCCGTGGACGACCAGGGCCGCTCCGACGCGCGCACGCTGACGGTGCGCCTGGTGCCCTGA
- a CDS encoding DUF4082 domain-containing protein: protein MTNIQPGPTRVIQHLLTRLTLALAFVLTALPVGGAWAQPTYSIFPANSTPAVASVTNDFAAVELGVKFKADVNGDIVGLRFYKGASNTGAHVGHVWSAAGALLATATFTSETASGWQQVTLTTPVPVTAGTTYVASYHAPGGAYAFTDFGLSAGADAPPMHALAGPTNGGNGTFAYGPSGTFPTNSFHDSNYWVDVVFRPAAPVTLWPTTATPTVASVTNDSTAVELGVKFKTDVSGNVLGIRFYKGTANTGTHVGNLWSAAGALLGTATFTSETASGWQQVTFATPVAIAANTTYIASYHAPVGSYAFDNGGLAAGLNAPPLYALPGTVSGGNGVFKYGPAGTLPTDSFQNSNYWVDVVFQATGAPPPTPPPAGNTYSLFPATATPVTATANDTSSIEVGVKFRADVDGRVKGLRFYKGVGNTGTHVGNLWSSAGANLASATFISETAAGWQQVSFATPVSITAGTTYVASYLAPFGGYSFDSNGLASGVDAPPLHALPGTTSGGNGVFAYGALSTFPNSSYQNSNYWVDVVFEPTSALPRPGLFGSGPVLVATDPTNHFTDYLKEVLKAEGLTTFATTDAGNIGGSVSLNDYKVLILGEETLSAAQVTLVTNWVNAGGSLIAMRPAANLDTLLGLNPSAGTQDDGYLLIDTTQAPGTGLTAETMQYHGTADRHTVVSGTRAVATLYSDATTPTTYAAITLRTVGSGRAIAFAFDLAKSVVLTRQGNPAWQGQNRDGSSIGPGARASDMFYGNASFDPKPDWVNLAKVQIPQADEQQRLLANLIHLTSATPLPRLWYFPSAKKAVVVMTGDGHPGGAITQRWQNYLTASPTGCNVDDWQCVRGTVYDFVGGLTATQAASYTTQGFEYALHINTNCGDYTSTSLDPSFYTPQLASFASSYPGIPAPITNRTHCIAFSDWATQPKVSLSHGIRLDTNYYYWPDYWVQDRPGVFTGSGLAMRFADVDGTPIDVYQLATQMTDESGQSYPLHIDTLLANALGTKGYYGAFNANMHVDSDPSAGASGSAAIIASAQREGVSVITAKQLLAWLDAREATQVSSVAFTGTALTFTVASPARNLSLMVPTRTATGLTLVSVSRNGTAVTTAAQTIKGVGFAFINGAQAGTYTATYN from the coding sequence ATGACAAACATCCAGCCAGGACCCACCCGGGTCATCCAACACCTGCTCACACGTCTGACCCTCGCGCTCGCCTTCGTCCTGACGGCGCTGCCCGTGGGCGGCGCGTGGGCGCAGCCGACGTATTCCATCTTCCCCGCGAACAGCACGCCGGCCGTCGCCTCGGTGACCAACGACTTCGCCGCAGTGGAGTTGGGCGTGAAGTTCAAGGCCGACGTGAATGGCGACATCGTCGGCCTGCGCTTCTACAAGGGCGCGAGCAACACCGGCGCGCACGTGGGCCATGTCTGGAGCGCCGCCGGTGCGCTGCTGGCCACCGCCACCTTCACCAGCGAGACGGCCTCCGGCTGGCAGCAGGTGACGCTCACCACGCCGGTGCCCGTCACCGCTGGCACCACCTACGTTGCCTCGTACCACGCACCGGGTGGCGCCTATGCCTTCACCGACTTCGGGCTGTCCGCGGGCGCGGATGCGCCGCCCATGCACGCGCTGGCCGGGCCCACCAACGGTGGCAACGGCACCTTCGCGTACGGCCCCTCGGGCACCTTCCCCACCAACAGCTTCCACGACTCCAACTACTGGGTGGACGTGGTCTTCCGCCCGGCGGCGCCCGTCACCCTCTGGCCGACCACCGCCACGCCCACCGTCGCCTCGGTGACCAATGACTCCACCGCGGTGGAGCTGGGCGTGAAGTTCAAGACCGACGTGAGCGGCAACGTGCTGGGCATCCGCTTCTACAAGGGCACGGCCAACACGGGCACCCACGTGGGCAACCTGTGGAGCGCCGCGGGTGCGCTGCTGGGCACCGCCACCTTCACCAGCGAGACGGCCTCTGGCTGGCAGCAGGTGACCTTCGCGACGCCGGTGGCCATCGCCGCCAACACCACGTACATCGCCTCGTACCACGCGCCCGTCGGATCCTACGCCTTCGACAACGGCGGGCTCGCGGCGGGCTTGAATGCTCCACCCCTGTACGCGCTGCCCGGCACCGTCAGCGGCGGCAACGGCGTCTTCAAGTACGGCCCCGCCGGCACCCTCCCCACCGACAGCTTCCAGAACTCCAACTATTGGGTGGACGTGGTCTTCCAGGCCACGGGCGCGCCGCCGCCGACTCCGCCTCCGGCCGGCAACACGTACAGCCTCTTCCCCGCCACCGCGACGCCGGTCACCGCCACGGCCAACGACACGTCCTCCATCGAAGTGGGCGTGAAGTTCCGAGCGGACGTGGACGGCAGGGTGAAGGGCCTGCGCTTCTACAAGGGCGTGGGCAACACCGGCACGCACGTGGGCAACTTGTGGAGCAGCGCCGGGGCGAACCTGGCCAGCGCCACCTTCATCAGCGAGACGGCCGCGGGCTGGCAGCAGGTGAGCTTCGCCACGCCGGTGTCCATCACCGCGGGCACCACGTACGTGGCCTCGTACCTCGCGCCGTTCGGCGGCTACTCCTTCGACTCCAACGGCCTGGCCAGCGGCGTGGACGCGCCGCCCCTGCACGCGCTGCCCGGGACGACGAGCGGCGGCAACGGCGTGTTCGCCTATGGCGCGCTGTCCACCTTCCCCAACAGCAGCTACCAGAACTCCAACTACTGGGTGGACGTGGTCTTCGAGCCGACCAGCGCCCTGCCCCGCCCGGGCCTCTTCGGCTCCGGCCCGGTGCTGGTGGCCACCGACCCGACCAACCACTTCACCGACTACCTGAAGGAAGTGCTCAAGGCGGAAGGGCTCACCACCTTCGCCACCACCGACGCGGGCAACATCGGCGGCTCGGTGTCGCTCAATGACTACAAGGTGCTCATCCTCGGCGAGGAGACGCTGAGCGCGGCCCAGGTGACGCTCGTCACCAACTGGGTGAACGCGGGCGGCAGCCTCATCGCCATGCGCCCCGCGGCCAACCTCGACACGCTGCTCGGCCTCAACCCCTCCGCGGGCACGCAGGACGACGGCTACCTCCTCATCGACACCACCCAGGCGCCGGGCACCGGCCTCACCGCGGAGACGATGCAGTACCACGGCACCGCGGACCGCCACACCGTGGTGTCCGGCACGCGCGCGGTGGCCACGCTGTACTCGGACGCCACCACGCCCACGACGTACGCGGCCATCACCCTGCGCACGGTGGGCAGCGGCAGGGCCATCGCCTTCGCCTTCGACCTGGCGAAGTCCGTCGTCCTCACGCGCCAGGGCAACCCTGCGTGGCAGGGACAGAACCGCGACGGCTCCTCCATTGGCCCGGGGGCACGCGCCAGCGACATGTTCTACGGCAACGCGTCCTTCGACCCGAAGCCGGACTGGGTGAACCTGGCCAAGGTGCAGATTCCCCAGGCGGACGAGCAGCAGCGGCTGCTGGCCAACCTGATTCACCTCACCAGCGCCACCCCGCTGCCGCGCCTCTGGTACTTCCCCAGCGCGAAGAAGGCGGTGGTCGTGATGACGGGCGACGGCCACCCGGGCGGCGCCATCACCCAGCGCTGGCAGAACTACCTGACGGCCAGCCCCACCGGCTGCAACGTGGACGACTGGCAGTGCGTGCGCGGCACCGTCTACGACTTCGTCGGCGGGCTCACCGCGACGCAGGCGGCGAGCTACACGACGCAGGGCTTCGAGTACGCCCTCCACATCAACACCAACTGCGGCGACTACACGTCCACCTCGCTGGACCCCTCGTTCTACACGCCGCAGCTCGCGAGCTTCGCGTCGTCGTACCCCGGCATCCCCGCGCCCATCACCAACCGCACGCACTGCATCGCGTTCAGTGACTGGGCCACGCAGCCGAAGGTGTCTCTGAGCCACGGCATCCGGCTGGACACCAACTACTACTACTGGCCGGACTACTGGGTGCAGGACCGTCCGGGCGTCTTCACCGGCTCGGGCCTGGCCATGCGCTTCGCGGACGTGGACGGCACGCCCATCGACGTCTACCAGCTCGCCACGCAGATGACGGACGAGTCGGGCCAGTCCTACCCGCTGCACATCGACACGCTGCTGGCCAACGCGCTCGGGACGAAGGGCTACTACGGCGCCTTCAACGCCAACATGCACGTGGACTCGGACCCGTCCGCGGGCGCCTCGGGCTCGGCGGCCATCATCGCCTCGGCCCAGCGCGAGGGCGTGTCCGTCATCACCGCGAAGCAGCTCCTCGCGTGGCTGGACGCGCGCGAGGCCACGCAGGTGTCCTCCGTCGCCTTCACCGGCACGGCGCTCACCTTCACCGTGGCCTCTCCGGCGCGCAACCTGTCGCTCATGGTGCCCACGCGCACGGCGACAGGCCTCACGCTCGTCTCGGTGAGCCGCAACGGCACGGCGGTGACGACGGCGGCGCAGACCATCAAGGGCGTGGGCTTCGCGTTCATCAACGGCGCACAGGCCGGCACCTACACGGCCACCTACAACTGA